The following are encoded together in the Oncorhynchus nerka isolate Pitt River linkage group LG23, Oner_Uvic_2.0, whole genome shotgun sequence genome:
- the LOC115106944 gene encoding leucine-rich repeat neuronal protein 3-like → MKDVSFVDRFFVGLAMTAFVLASEERVDCPQLCVCEIRPWFSPSSVYMEAPIVDCNDLGLFTLPGRLPTDTQVLLLQTNNIAKIEKSLDYLANITEIDLSQNNLSSMSDIHLGRLPQLLSLHMEENWIRQLPDSCLAELANLQELYMNHNLISSISPTAFQGLHNLLRLHLNSNKLQTMSSEWFDTMPNLEILMIGENPITSVQDMNFKPLRNLRSLVLTRMNLSQLPDGALSGLDNLESISFYDNTFPEVPHAALRNLKNLKFLDLNKNPIGRIQRGDFADMLHLKELGINSMPELVSIDSFALNNLPELTKIEATNNPKLSYIHPNAFYKLPRLETLMLNGNALSALHRITVESLPNLREVSMHSNPIRCDCVVRWMNMNKTNIRFMEPDSLFCVEPPEYEGQHVRQVHFREMTEICLPLISPESMPGHVSVDNGSSVSLHCRAFAEPEPDIYWITPSGTRVLPNTVSDKYYMHPEGTFDIYDVTENEAGLYTCVAHNLVGADLKSVSVEVDGYFPRPANGSLDVYIKSVQTNSVLVAWKAAHGGLAPNIKWYTASDPNRPTMAFTARVPSDVKVYNLTHLTPATQYKVCVDIRGILYKHDTKCVNVTTKGLELAAKDTEKWRAAVIAVFGVLLAVISVACLLIYVSLRNHHLCGDLRKCRSKVSLTPVAGLHSPFTRLWVSGKGLPSAVEVKPTVINVSDNAF, encoded by the coding sequence ATGAAGGACGTGTCATTTGTGGATCGTTTCTTCGTGGGCCTTGCCATGACTGCCTTTGTTCTGGCCTCTGAGGAGAGAGTCGATTGCCCTcagctatgtgtgtgtgaaaTCAGACCCTGGTTCTCTCCCAGCTCCGTCTACATGGAGGCCCCAATTGTTGACTGTAATGACTTGGGACTTTTCACTCTGCCTGGGAGATTACCAACGGACACACAAGTGCTATTGCTGCAGACCAACAACATTGCAAAGATTGAGAAATCTTTGGATTACCTGGCCAACATCACAGAGATTGACTTGTCGCAAAACAACTTATCCTCAATGAGTGACATCCACCTCGGGCGGCTGCCTCAGCTGCTGTCCTTACACATGGAGGAGAACTGGATACGCCAGCTCCCAGATAGCTGCCTGGCAGAGCTGGCCAACCTTCAGGAGCTTTACATGAACCACAACTTGATCTCATCCATCTCCCCCACGGCATTCCAGGGCCTCCACAATCTCCTCCGGCTCCACCTCAACTCCAACAAGCTGCAGACGATGAGTAGTGAGTGGTTCGACACCATGCCCAATCTGGAAATACTCATGATTGGGGAGAATCCGATAACCTCCGTTCAAGACATGAACTTCAAGCCCCTTCGTAATCTCAGAAGTCTAGTTCTGACCAGGATGAACCTATCGCAGTTACCCGACGGCGCTCTATCTGGCCTCGACAACTTGGAGAGCATCTCGTTCTACGACAACACCTTTCCCGAAGTTCCCCACGCAGCTCTGCGGAACTTAAAGAACCTCAAGTTTCTGGATCTTAACAAGAATCCCATCGGGAGGATACAGAGGGGAGATTTTGCAGACATGCTCCACCTCAAAGAGCTGGGAATTAACAGCATGCCGGAACTGGTCTCTATCGACAGCTTCGCCCTAAACAACCTCCCCGAACTGACTAAGATCGAGGCCACCAACAATCCCAAGCTCTCCTACATCCACCCCAATGCTTTCTACAAACTGCCCAGGCTGGAGACGTTGATGCTGAATGGGAACGCGCTTAGCGCCCTACACAGGATTACCGTGGAGTCCCTCCCCAACCTGCGGGAGGTGAGCATGCACAGCAACCCCATCCGCTGCGACTGTGTGGTCCGCTGGATGAACATGAACAAGACCAACATACGCTTCATGGAACCGGATTCTCTCTTCTGTGTGGAGCCTCCCGAGTACGAGGGCCAGCATGTCCGGCAGGTCCACttcagggagatgacagagatctgtctgcctctcatctcccctgaaagcatgcccGGGCACGTTAGCGTTGACAACGGGAGTTCTGTGTCGCTCCACTGCCGGGCCTTTGCCGAACCCGAACCGGACATCTACTGGATCACACCTTCTGGTACCAGGGTCCTGCCCAATACCGTTTCAGATAAGTACTACATGCACCCAGAAGGAACATTTGACATCTACGACGTAACAGAGAACGAGGCTGGACTGTACACCTGTGTTGCCCACAATCTAGTCGGCGCAGACCTGAAGTCAGTCTCTgtggaggtggatggatacttcCCCCGACCTGCCAATGGCTCTTTGGATGTCTACATCAAATCAGTGCAGACCAACTCGGTCCTGGTGGCCTGGAAAGCCGCCCATGGCGGTCTGGCTCCTAACATAAAGTGGTACACGGCTTCCGACCCCAACCGCCCGACCATGGCGTTCACCGCACGCGTACCGTCTGATGTGAAAGTGTACAATCTCACACATCTGACTCCCGCCACCCAGTACAAGGTGTGCGTGGACATCCGCGGCATCCTCTACAAACACGACACCAAATGTGTCAATGTCACCACAAAGGGATTAGAGCTGGCGGCCAAGGACACTGAAAAGTGGCGCGCAGCAGTAATCGCTGTCTTTGGTGTGCTTCTCGCCGTGATTTCAGTGGCCTGTCTGCTCATTTATGTGTCTCTGAGGAACCACCACCTTTGTGGGGATTTAAGGAAATGCCGCTCCAAAGTGTCCCTGACGCCGGTGGCTGGCCTGCACTCTCCTTTTACGAGGCTGTGGGTCTCAGGGAAAGGACTGCCATCCGCGGTGGAAGTGAAACCCACAGTCATAAATGTATCTGACAATGCCTTTTAA